Part of the Corynebacterium efficiens YS-314 genome is shown below.
TGGGCATCGGAGGCCCCACCAGCCGGGTATCGGAATTTGTCGATGGTCTCCAGAAAACGGGTACCCAATTCCCGGTCACCCGCCACCCAGGAGGCCCGGAGCAGCGCCTGGACCTCCCAAGTCTCTCCCCATTTGGCGTAGTAGTTCTCATAGGATTCAATCGTGCGCACCACCGCACCGGAACGCCCCTCGGGTCGCAGCCCCAGATCGACCTCCAGGGGTGGATCACCGGAGGGTTTGGCCAGACGGGACCTCATGGATTCACAGACGGAGATCGCCCAGGCGATCGCCTCATTCTCATCCACTCCAGGGGCCGGTTCCGCGACGAACATGACATCGGCATCCGAACCGTATCCCAGTTCCGCCCCTCCCAGGCGCCCCATGCCGATGACGGAGATCGCTGCCAGCGGCTCATCTGGTTTCGCCGGATCGGCTGTCGCCGCGCGGATCTCTGCTTCCAGAGCGGCATCCAGAACCGCATCCCACACCAGGGAGAGGCTGTGGCACACCTCCTGGACGGTGAGCAGATTGAGTAGATCGGCCGAAGCCACCCGCGCCAGTTCCTGTCGTCGAAGTGACCTGGCTGCCTGGATCGCACGGTCGGGATCATCATGACGGGCGACGGTGGCCTTGAGCGCCTTACACACCCGATCCGGGGCTGTCTCCAACAGCTTCGGCCCGGTGGTGCCGTCACCGAGTTCCGACACGAAATCGGGCGTGGCGATGATGAGTTCGGAGGTGTAGGGGGAGGTGCCGAGGATCCGCATGAGACGCTGACCCACCACACCCTCGTCGCGGAGCATCCGCAGGAACCAGCTGCGGTCATAGGCTGCATCGGAGAGTTTACGGTAGTTGAGCAGACCCGCATCCGGATCTGCCGTCTGGGACAGCCACTCCATGAGAGTGGGCAGGAGCATCGCCTGGATCTTGGCCTTACGGCTGGTGCCCGAGGCCAGGGCGGTGAGGTGCTCATAGGCCCGGACGGGGTGCTGGTAACCCAGCGCACCCAGCTGCAGCTTCGCGGCTTCCTGCGACAACTTCATCGCGTCGACACTGAGATTGACCACGGAATTGAGCAGAGGGCGGTAGAACAGCTGACTGTGCAGCGACTGGATCTGCAGACGGACCCTGCGCAGGTGGTGTTCCATGGCTCGGGCGGAGCTCTGTCCACCCGAACCCGTGAAACCGGAGGCACGGGCCAGCCACCGCATGTTCATGCGGTCCTCCACCTTGGGCATGGTGTGGGTCCGCTTGACCCGCTCCAGCTGGAGACGATGCTCCAGCAGTCGCAGGAATTCATAGGACTCGATGAGGTTGTGTCCGTCCTCCCGGCCGATATACCCCTGGTCGACCAGCACCTGCAATGCCTCCACGGTGGAGCGCACGCGGAGCGTTTCATCGTAACGGCCGTGCACCATCTGCAGCAGCTGGACGGCGAACTCAACATCCCGCAACCCGCCGCGACCAAGCTTGAGTTCACGGTCGCGCAGTTCCTCGGGCACGTTCTCCAGGACACGCCTGCGCATGGCCTGGATGTCATCGACGAAGGAGTCCCGTTGGCTGGCGGTCCACACCATGGGGCCGATCGCATCGAGATACGCCTGCCCCAGGTCCATGTCACCGGTCATGGGGCGGGCCTTGAGCAGTGCCTGGAATTCCCAGGTCTCCGCCCACCGCTTGTAGTAGGCGATATGCGACTCCAGGGTGCGCACCAGAGCACCACTCTTGCCCTCCGGACGCAGGGCGGCATCCACCTCGAAGAATGAGCTGCAACCGGTGCGGATGAACTCCGCAGCCAACCGGGTCGACCTGCTGTGGGCGGGTTCGGCGATGAAGATGACATCCACATCGGAGATGTAGTTGAGTTCCTGGGCGCCGCACTTGCCCATGGCCATGACGGATAGTCGGGCGTCGACAGGCTTCTGTCCGTACACACCGGTGACCGCGACCGCCAGGGCGGCGGTGAGGGCGGCATCCGCCAGGTTGCTGAGACGACGGGTGACCGTGGTGAATTCGACCCTGGGCTGGGATCTGCGACGGGCATCGTTGGGGTAGGTGCCGGCGAGGTCAAGGGCTGCCAGGCGCATCATGAGGGTGCGGTAGGTAAACCGCAGCGCCCGTTCAGCGTCCACCCCGGTCAGCGTGGCCCGGTAGGTACCCGGCGTGGTGAGATCCTCCGTGGCGGTGTTGGCGACCTGCCGCTCCTCCCCCTCATCATCAACCGGTACTACCTCGGCGGGGGTCGCCCCGACCGATTCGAGCATCGCGGTGAACATCTCCGCCCGTGTCGGAGCCTCCTCAGTGAGCAGTTCCCACAGATGGGTGTTGGCCACCAGGTGATCCCCCATCGCGCTCGACCCACCGAGCAGGGCGAGAAGACGCACCCGGAAGGCTTCATCGGCACGGATCCGCTGGTCGAGTTCCTCCCGTGCCTGGGGGGATTGGGATTCCAACGTCTGGTACATCCGCACCAGCTGATTGAGGGCGACATCGGGGTCACCCGCTCCAGACAACGCCCACATCAGCGGGATCGACTCCACATTGCGCCAACCCAGCCATTCCAGATCTGCCCGGGCGTTGGTGGATTTCAACGACAGCGCACCCGTGGTGGGCAGGGGATCACGGACGAAGCCCATCACCTTACGGGTGTGGATCAACGGATCAGTCATGGGAAGCTACCCCTCCTTCAACGGGTGCCGGTGGATCTAGTAGTCAAGGTTGGTGCGCAGTTCCCAGGGGGTGATCTGGGCCTGGTACTCCCGCCATTCGCGCCACTTGTTCCGCAGGAAATACTCGAAGACGTGCTCGCCGAGGATATCGGCGACCAGATCGGAACGCTCCATCAGTCGCAGCGCGTGATCGAAGCTGCTGGGCAGATCCTTGTACCCCATGGCACGACGTTCGCGGAGACTCAGGGAGGAGATATCATCCTCGGCCGGATCCTCCAGTTCGTAGCCCTCCTTGATGCCCTTCAGGCCCGCACCGAGCAGCACCGAGAACGCCAGGTAGGGGTTGCAGGCGGAGTCGGGGATGCGGATCTCCACCCGGCGGGAGTCCGCCTTGTTCAGACGGTAGGTGGGTACGCGAACCAGGGCCGAACGGTTGGACATGCCCCAGGTTGCGGCGGTGGGTGCCTCATTGCCGTAGACGATGCGCTTGTAGGAATTCACCCACTGGTTGGTCACCGCGCAGAACTCCGGGGCGTGACGCAGAATGCCGGCGATGAACTGCCGGGCGGTGCGGGACAGCATGAATTCATCATCGGGGTCGTGGAAGGCATTGGTCCCACCCTCGAACAGGGACATGTGGGTGTGGATGGCCGAACCGGCGTGCTCCGCGAAGGGTTTGGGCATGAAGGTGGCGGCCACACCCTGGTCACGCGCCACCTGCTTGATCAGGTAACGGAAGGTCATCACATTGTCCGCCATGGTCAGCGCATCAGCGTGGCGGAGATCAATCTCCTGCTGTCCCGGCGCGGTCTCATGGTGGGAGAACTCCACGGGGATGCCCATCTCCTCCAGCGCCAACATGGCGTGGCGACGGAAGTTGGGAGCTTCATTGAAGGTTGCCTGGTCAAAATAGCCCCCGTTGTCGGTGGGCACCGGGGGCCGGCCGTCGGTGCGGAGACTCTGGACCAGGAAGAACTCGATCTCCGGGGAGATCATGCAGATGAAACCCTCATCCGCGGCCAGCTGGACCTGTCGTCGCAGCACCTGACGTGGATCGGAAAAGCTCGGCTGACCATCGGGCATGGTGACGTCGCAGAACATCCGGGCTGCCTGGAGACGGGAGGTCTCAACTTCCTTGGGCAGGATCTGGAATGTTGACGGATCCGGACGGGCGATGGTGTCAGCCTCGGAGATACGGGCGTAGCCCTCAATGGCTGAACCATCAAAGCCGATGCCCTCCTCGAAGGCGGATTCCAACTCCGCCGGGGCCACCACCACCGATTTCAACTGACCGACGATGTCGGTGAACCAGAGTCGGACGAATTTGATGTCCCGCTCCTCGATGGTGCTGAGGACGAATTCCTGTTGGCTGTTCATGCACACCAATTTACGCAGGCCCCGGACCTGTTCTGGTGAATTGCACGCCCCCACACCCCGCCGGGGGTGGAAATGGTCGACGAAACAGCAGGTGAGAGCATCAATGGTGCAGGTGGGGGTAGTTGGTGTCCGGCCTGCCTGGTTGACTCGGTGACACCTTGAAAAATAGAACACAGATGCTAATTGAAGGAGCCTGTCATGTCCCCGCACCCCTCCGCCTCCGATCCCCGCACCCGCACCCGGGCCCGGTCCGCCGAGCGCAATTACCACGAGACCCTGGTTGATATGGCCGTCCTGTGGATCACCGACTGTGCAAAGAACGGGTGGACCCCCGCCGATCTCAGGCATGAGTTCACCGCCCAGATCGACCCCCTGTTATTCCACGCTCTTTCCAGCGTGACCCACAATGTTCCGGATAAGCTCCTGGATCACTGGTTCGCCGGTACGCGCCCCGGGAACGTCACCTCGTTGGGTGTGGGTTCGCTGGAGAAGCTCGTGCATCAACTCTCACTGCTCCCGCCCCTGCGGGACTGGACGGTCCTGACTGATCCCCCATCCGGTGAACAGGAAGCCGAGTACCTCGCCTCACTCTCCCCTGACCAACGCAGGGCCCATGACCGGATCCAGGCGCTGTTACGCAAGGCGGAATCGACCACCTTCGAACACGAGGCGGAGGCCCTGCTCGAAAAAGCCGAGACCCTGCGTCAGCAGTACCGGGTGGAGGTGCTTCTTTCCGGCACCTACACCGAGCCCACCGCTCGGCAGGATGTCATCTCCACCCGGGTCCATCTCAGGGCACCGTGGGTGCGCTACCAGCTCCGCCTGCTGAATACCGTTTCCAGAGCCTATTCCTGTGAAGCCCTGTTACTGACAGAATCCGGGATCGCCACGGTCTTCGGCGATCCTGGGGATGTGGCCCATGTGTTGGATCTCTTCGCCAGCCTCAACCGCCAGCGGGAACATTTCATGCGCACCGCCGCAGGGGCGAAGACCGCCCAGGAACAGGGGGAGACCTCCCGGTACCGCCGTAGTTTCATGGTGGCGTATGCCAGCAGGATCGGGACATTGCTTACCCGGACGAGGGAGGATGTCCTGGGCAACCTGGCTGGTGATGCGCCGATGGCCACCGACACCGTGCTGCCTGTTCTGAGGCACCGTGCGCAGCAGTCACAGGAAACCCTGACCAGATTGTTTCCGCGCACCCGCACCATGTCGGTGAGCGCGACCCATCATGGCGGGTACAGGGATGGTTACACCGCGGCCGGGCGCGCACATCTGGGCGGGGATTCTACGGGTATCACCGGTCAGAAGATGCTGAGTACCTGTGATAACCAGGACGGTTTTCCGGCGTAGTATTGAAACGAGGAACCACGTCGGGCAACTCACGGGGAACGCTTCCGTTCCAGCCCGGCGGACACGATGGTTGAAACAAGGGGTTGGAACATGAGTCAACATCTGGAAGTGGAAGCCAAATTCTCTGTCAGTGAGTCCACCGAGATCCCGGACCTCACCGGTATCCACGGGGTGACCGGCACCGACCAGAACGAGGTGCATAACCTGTCGGCGGTCTATTTCGACACCGAGGATCTGCGATTGACCCGCGCCAAGATCACCCTGCGTCGACGCACCGGTGGTACCGACGCTGGCTGGCACATCAAATTCCCGGGCACCTTCGGTCGCACGGAGGTGCGCGCCGGGCTGGAGGAACCAGGCGCAGATGAGTCCACTCCCCCACCTGCACTGCTCGGCCATGTTCGTGCGTTGATCCAGGGCCGTCCCCTCCGTCCCATCGCAGAGGTCTCCAACGAACGCCATGTCTCCTACCTGAAAAATGAGCAGGGCGATATCGTCGCGGAGTTCTGTGATGATCATGTATCCACGGTGTGCCACCTGCCCGGGGGTGCGAGGAAGCAGTGGCGCGAGTGGGAATTCGAGCTGGCTGAACAACTCGGCGAGCAGGAGGATGGGTGGCAGTTACTCAAATCCGCCACTGATGTCCTCACCCGTGCCGGGGCCTTCGTCTCCGACAGCCCGTCGAAGCTGGTCTCCGCCCTGGGTGATGCCATCCGTTATGCACCCACCCCGCCGGAGAAGGCAACCCTGCCGGAGGATGATCCCGCCCACGCCGTGCTGGCCGCGATCGAGGCCAATGTGAACAAGATTGTGGAATACGATCCCAAGGTCAGGGCCGATGAGTGGGACTCGGTCCACCAGATGCGTGTGGCCACCCGTGAGCTGCGCAGCCACATGCAGACCTTCGAAGGCATCCTCGGTGGTGAGGACTATCTCCAGCTGGAGAAGGAACTGAAGCTCCTGGCCACGATTCTTGGCCGCGCCCGGGATGCCGAGGTCATCGAGGAACGTCTGGCCGCCCTCATCGACACCGAGATCGGTGATGCCATCGATGAGGAGACCACGAAGGATCTGCTGGAGGATCTCAGCAGTGACTACCGACGCGAGCATGCCCGGGTGATCGCCGCCCTGGACAATGAACGCTATGCCCAGCTGTTGCAGTCCCTTGAGGATCTGCTGGTCAATCCACCCCTGGTGACGGTTGCTGAGGAGCAGTCAGACGGTGAAACCCCAACGGGCTCAAACGTGCCCGAGGGCTCCACCGGTGCGCCGGCGGAGGTCGTGGAGCAACTTGACCACGCCGGGGAGGCCGCAGAACTGGAAGACACCCCCGGTGTCATGGAGACCACCGACACCTCCGATGCCACCGACCTGGAGGAAGCCGCAAGCAGGGAGGCGGGGGATGCGGCAGAAACCCCGGACCCTGATGAGGTCGACCCCGCCGCCGGGTACAAGGTCGATGCCGCCGCGGTGTTGCTGAAGCATCTGGATAAGACCCACTCCAAGGTGGTCAAACGGCACAAGAAGGCACTCAAGGAGTGGGAGGATCACGATATTCCCACCGCCGAACGGGAGGAGAACTTCCACAACGTCCGCAAGGCGATCAAGAAACTGAGGTACAGCGCCGAGGCGGTGGGTGATGCCACGGAGGTCAACACCAAGAAGCTGTACAAGGCCTGCAGCAAACTGCAGTCCGTACTCGGTGATTTCCAGGATGCCGTCACCTCACGCGACGAACTTCTCCGCAGGGCGCACACTGCCCACAAGAAGGGGAAGAACACCTTCGCCTACGGTGTGCTCTACCAGCATGAACAGATGCTCTCCCGGAAATACCTCGAGGGTTACCGGGATGCGTACCAGGGGGTCGCGGCCGCCTACGACAAGTTGGAGAAAACCACCAAGAAACTCACCCGGGAGGCGGAGAAGAAAGAGGGGAAGAAGAACCGGAAGAGCCACAAGAAATAACAGCGTCCGGTGCACCCTGCACCGGATCAGACCTCACGGGATGTCATCCGGGGCCATAACCCGGATGACATCCCGCCCCTGGCCCCCTGGTTCCGACAGATCGGGGGGACGGTTAAATCGTCTTAATCGTCTTCAGTCTCATCCCAGGTATCGGCGATCTCGTTGCGTCCCTGGGCGATCTCGAGCGCGTTGCGGGCTTCCGCCTGCGTCTCGTAGGGGCCCATGCGGTTTTTGAAACCGGTGGCCTTGCCCTGGGTCACCTCTCCGGTGGACAGATCGTAGTACCACTTTAGATCGTTCTCATGCATGCCCTATACCTCCTACGTAATCGCGAATCGGCTGCGTGCGCCCCACTATAGTGACGTGCACTGTTTGCAGGGGAGGATCAGGTCGATTCGGCAACGGGCTAAAGTAGATCTGTTCACTACCGTTTCGTCATTCCATCCAGTTCAGGGAGGCCGGCCACCCCATGCCCATCTGGCAGCCAGTATTTTCCGATCCAGCGGACACCACCGCTGAGATGACACCCCAGAGGCTGCTCGACGCCGCATGTTCCCGTCATAGAGGCATTTTCGGCACGGACCCCACCGGTGGTGCCACGGCCCCCTCGACGTGGTCACTGCTCGGTGAGCACACCGACCACAGCGGTGGCATCGTGCTCGCCTCGTGGGCGCAGTGGTCAGTGGCGGTGGCGGTCAGCCCCAACACCGACGATGTGATCACCGTAGCGACGGTAACGGGTGGGGAGATGGACGTCGAGAAGCACTCACTCGGGGTGGACGAGGTCGCGGCACGCGCCGCCGCGCAGCAGACAACGGTCAACGCACATGGTCGTCCCTCCCCCGCCCCGGTACCGGAGGGTGGGATCGCGGCGCGGCTGGGTGGCCTCGCCTGGACGATGATCCACCGCCAGATGCTGTCGAGGGACACCTGTGGCCTGGATATCACCGTGGTTTCCACCATCCCGGAGGGCATCGGATTGGGTGAGGTGGCCGCGACTGATGTGGCAACAGCTCTCGCGTTGTTCACCGAGGACACCGACGAGGCCCCGATCCGGGCTCGTCTCGCTGAGATCTGCTCCCAGTCCGCTGCCATGTTCGCCGAGATCCCCCCGCTGCGGGCGCGACACACCACCGCGTTGCGGGGTGAACGGGGGAAAATAGCCGTGATCGACTACGCCGACGGATCCGTCACCCAGGTTCCCCATCCGGTCAACCGGTCCGCGGGCCTGTCGGCCTACCTGGTTGCACCCCCCACCCCCGACCTCGACCTCGACCCCCAGGAAACTCGACGTCGGCAGTACTTCATCGATGAGGCCACCCGGGCGTTCAGTGTGGAATCACTGCGTCTGCTACCCGATGCCCCCGTCCGGGTCACGGAGTGGCTGGAGGCGGTCATCGAGGTCGCCGGCAGGAAGAACCTGCCGCCGGTGGAACAGGCCCGCAACTGGTTGAGCTTCTGGGAGGCGGAGACCATCC
Proteins encoded:
- a CDS encoding bifunctional [glutamine synthetase] adenylyltransferase/[glutamine synthetase]-adenylyl-L-tyrosine phosphorylase → MTDPLIHTRKVMGFVRDPLPTTGALSLKSTNARADLEWLGWRNVESIPLMWALSGAGDPDVALNQLVRMYQTLESQSPQAREELDQRIRADEAFRVRLLALLGGSSAMGDHLVANTHLWELLTEEAPTRAEMFTAMLESVGATPAEVVPVDDEGEERQVANTATEDLTTPGTYRATLTGVDAERALRFTYRTLMMRLAALDLAGTYPNDARRRSQPRVEFTTVTRRLSNLADAALTAALAVAVTGVYGQKPVDARLSVMAMGKCGAQELNYISDVDVIFIAEPAHSRSTRLAAEFIRTGCSSFFEVDAALRPEGKSGALVRTLESHIAYYKRWAETWEFQALLKARPMTGDMDLGQAYLDAIGPMVWTASQRDSFVDDIQAMRRRVLENVPEELRDRELKLGRGGLRDVEFAVQLLQMVHGRYDETLRVRSTVEALQVLVDQGYIGREDGHNLIESYEFLRLLEHRLQLERVKRTHTMPKVEDRMNMRWLARASGFTGSGGQSSARAMEHHLRRVRLQIQSLHSQLFYRPLLNSVVNLSVDAMKLSQEAAKLQLGALGYQHPVRAYEHLTALASGTSRKAKIQAMLLPTLMEWLSQTADPDAGLLNYRKLSDAAYDRSWFLRMLRDEGVVGQRLMRILGTSPYTSELIIATPDFVSELGDGTTGPKLLETAPDRVCKALKATVARHDDPDRAIQAARSLRRQELARVASADLLNLLTVQEVCHSLSLVWDAVLDAALEAEIRAATADPAKPDEPLAAISVIGMGRLGGAELGYGSDADVMFVAEPAPGVDENEAIAWAISVCESMRSRLAKPSGDPPLEVDLGLRPEGRSGAVVRTIESYENYYAKWGETWEVQALLRASWVAGDRELGTRFLETIDKFRYPAGGASDAQIREVRRMKARVDNERLPRGADRNTHTKLGRGALADIEWTVQLLTMLHAHEHPELHNTSTLEVLEVVEEKGIINPLQAQTLREAWLTATAARNALVLVKGKRADQLPPPGRHLAQVAGAAGWDPDEYQEYLDHYLKVTRKSRQVVEEVFWGLDSVEARREL
- a CDS encoding glutamine synthetase family protein — translated: MNSQQEFVLSTIEERDIKFVRLWFTDIVGQLKSVVVAPAELESAFEEGIGFDGSAIEGYARISEADTIARPDPSTFQILPKEVETSRLQAARMFCDVTMPDGQPSFSDPRQVLRRQVQLAADEGFICMISPEIEFFLVQSLRTDGRPPVPTDNGGYFDQATFNEAPNFRRHAMLALEEMGIPVEFSHHETAPGQQEIDLRHADALTMADNVMTFRYLIKQVARDQGVAATFMPKPFAEHAGSAIHTHMSLFEGGTNAFHDPDDEFMLSRTARQFIAGILRHAPEFCAVTNQWVNSYKRIVYGNEAPTAATWGMSNRSALVRVPTYRLNKADSRRVEIRIPDSACNPYLAFSVLLGAGLKGIKEGYELEDPAEDDISSLSLRERRAMGYKDLPSSFDHALRLMERSDLVADILGEHVFEYFLRNKWREWREYQAQITPWELRTNLDY
- a CDS encoding DUF2786 domain-containing protein → MSPHPSASDPRTRTRARSAERNYHETLVDMAVLWITDCAKNGWTPADLRHEFTAQIDPLLFHALSSVTHNVPDKLLDHWFAGTRPGNVTSLGVGSLEKLVHQLSLLPPLRDWTVLTDPPSGEQEAEYLASLSPDQRRAHDRIQALLRKAESTTFEHEAEALLEKAETLRQQYRVEVLLSGTYTEPTARQDVISTRVHLRAPWVRYQLRLLNTVSRAYSCEALLLTESGIATVFGDPGDVAHVLDLFASLNRQREHFMRTAAGAKTAQEQGETSRYRRSFMVAYASRIGTLLTRTREDVLGNLAGDAPMATDTVLPVLRHRAQQSQETLTRLFPRTRTMSVSATHHGGYRDGYTAAGRAHLGGDSTGITGQKMLSTCDNQDGFPA
- a CDS encoding CYTH and CHAD domain-containing protein, whose translation is MSQHLEVEAKFSVSESTEIPDLTGIHGVTGTDQNEVHNLSAVYFDTEDLRLTRAKITLRRRTGGTDAGWHIKFPGTFGRTEVRAGLEEPGADESTPPPALLGHVRALIQGRPLRPIAEVSNERHVSYLKNEQGDIVAEFCDDHVSTVCHLPGGARKQWREWEFELAEQLGEQEDGWQLLKSATDVLTRAGAFVSDSPSKLVSALGDAIRYAPTPPEKATLPEDDPAHAVLAAIEANVNKIVEYDPKVRADEWDSVHQMRVATRELRSHMQTFEGILGGEDYLQLEKELKLLATILGRARDAEVIEERLAALIDTEIGDAIDEETTKDLLEDLSSDYRREHARVIAALDNERYAQLLQSLEDLLVNPPLVTVAEEQSDGETPTGSNVPEGSTGAPAEVVEQLDHAGEAAELEDTPGVMETTDTSDATDLEEAASREAGDAAETPDPDEVDPAAGYKVDAAAVLLKHLDKTHSKVVKRHKKALKEWEDHDIPTAEREENFHNVRKAIKKLRYSAEAVGDATEVNTKKLYKACSKLQSVLGDFQDAVTSRDELLRRAHTAHKKGKNTFAYGVLYQHEQMLSRKYLEGYRDAYQGVAAAYDKLEKTTKKLTREAEKKEGKKNRKSHKK
- a CDS encoding galactokinase family protein gives rise to the protein MPIWQPVFSDPADTTAEMTPQRLLDAACSRHRGIFGTDPTGGATAPSTWSLLGEHTDHSGGIVLASWAQWSVAVAVSPNTDDVITVATVTGGEMDVEKHSLGVDEVAARAAAQQTTVNAHGRPSPAPVPEGGIAARLGGLAWTMIHRQMLSRDTCGLDITVVSTIPEGIGLGEVAATDVATALALFTEDTDEAPIRARLAEICSQSAAMFAEIPPLRARHTTALRGERGKIAVIDYADGSVTQVPHPVNRSAGLSAYLVAPPTPDLDLDPQETRRRQYFIDEATRAFSVESLRLLPDAPVRVTEWLEAVIEVAGRKNLPPVEQARNWLSFWEAETIRAQRLTRALRARRRQDIAHLVTTSQNDLSCVYGVPDSERALVDLCQARGAVCARSASAGITRGVVVLVDARHATNFAADLADDGLLVVPLGHGEVAEKAF